Genomic window (Chloroflexota bacterium):
GGCATTCCCAGTTCCCAGTGTGTCTGGGTGAGACGCGCGGCTTGTTCGGCAGTGTCCACACGCGTTTGCACAGGTAACCCGGATGAACGCGAGTAGAACGCCGGGAACTCGTCGGTCTGCCAACCCAGGACGGGGACGCTGTGCGTTTCAAGCCACTCGATTGTCGCGGGCAAATCGAGAATTGCTTTTGCGCCCGCGCACACGACCGCGACCGGCGTCTGTGCGAGTTCCGGTAGGTCGGCAGACACATCTGAGGTTGTCGCACCGCTGACTGCGCGATGCACACCGCCGATGCCGCCGGTGGCGAATACGCGAATACCGGCGCGATGCGCGAGCCACATCGTCGCGCTGACGGTCGTCGCGCCGGTCTGCTTCAACGCGATGACTTGCGCGATGTCGCGGCGCGAGACTTTGGCGACGTTCTTGGCTTGCGCGAGTTGGATCAGTTCATCGTCGCTCAAGCCGATTTTTATTTCACCGTCGAGAATTGCAATCGTGCGCGGTTCCACGCCGTGGTCGCGCGCAACGTGTTCGAGCGCGCGCGCGGTCTCTAGGTTTTGTGGGTATGGCAAGCCGTGTGCGATGACGGTGGATTCGAGGGCGAGAGTTGTGGTCATAGAGGTTTCAAAGTTGCGACATGGATTCCAATAATCTTTGCCGGAATTTCGGATTCTTTGGACGACTTGAATGGATAGGACTGATGGTTGGGGTTGGTGCTGTCTGGTTCAAAGATGACTTGATCACCGCGGCGGCGGTATCGCTTGAGGGTTACTCCGTCATCTTCTGGAAGCGCTACTGCAACAATGTCACCGTTCTCAGGGATAATAGGCAAACCTGCTGTTGCAGGAATTCTCAGGATAACATAGTCCTCATCATCAATTCCTGCCTTGTTCATACTATCGCCCTGAACGCGAGATGCAATGTATGTCCATTGGACCGAAAAGTCAAGACGGAATCGAGTACTCCGGCTTTCGGCAACATAATATGTCTTACCATTAACAATAAATCGGTCAGTCTCAATATAGCCGGTTTCAGTCTCAGGGATCGAGCGCGGGTCGCCAGCAGGTATTTGGCTGAAAACCGGGAGAATACCAATCGAGAAACTTTTTGTCCCCACAATAACCGTTGACGTAGTGGCTTGCGTTTTTTTTCTTTCCTCACTGATCGCCTCAATGTACCGTTCCTTTACCAGTTGACGCAGATATACTGTGGCTGGGTCACTATTCACACGCGATAGCACGCGTTGGCACTTTTCATAGGTTTGGAAAACTTTATCCCATTTACCCTGGGCTTTATACGATTGCGCCAAACCAAAAAGCGCAACCGCCTCGCCGTACTGGTCTCCATCTATTTCAAATAACGCTTGACCTTGCATGAAGCGACCAATGGCTACCGCGGGTTTATTTTGGCACAGGGATATTGCCCCGATACATGTCTCCGCCGATGCCTTGATGCGCTTACCATCCTTGTCGTTTGCCTCAATGAGTCCGTCTGCGAGTTCACCGGCTTGCTCGAAACTTTGCCGCGCTTTGAGCTTTGCTTCGGGTGGTTTGTCGCAAAGATCCTGTCCGACCGACAATAGTATTGTCCATGCCGTACCGGTCAATTCGTTTTTTCGTCGCGTCAGTACATCAATAATGCACTCAACGGAATTGATACACTCTTTATCTGCTTTCATTTCGCCTCCAGATTATTGGAATGCATCGTCATTCAATCAAGTAGTCTCTGAGCGAGTTACATTTTCGCAACGACCATCGCTAGGTGCTTGTGGGCTGAACCCCCGTGCAGAGCGTCCCATGCTGGACCACATCCGCATCGCGTCACGATACTGTTCACCTTGGAGCAGCGTCTTGACCAGTTCGGCTTTGCGTTCCTCATCAATGGGCAACTGCGCCAATGTCAGTAAGAACTGACGGATTTTTTCGGACTCTCCCTCCGCTTTGGCAAGACCCTCTTCTCGAGCTGCCATTGCTTTTCCTTCGCCCTCTCGGCGAAGGTACTCGCGTTCCCCCTCACCGATTTCGATCTTTGCCTTCTTTTCCGCTTCTGCCTGTTTCACTTTGGTTTGACTCTGAACTTCCACCAACCCATTTTCTTCCAATGTTTTCTTTGCTTCAGCAGAAATTGTGATCGCGCCCAGGTCGGCGGCAATGACGTCAACACCCAGAAAACTCTTGGTGATTCTGTTGATTCTTTCTACAAGGGCGCTCAAAAAATCGCGGCGCGCAACGCCCGAGATTGCCACGATGTCTTGAAACTTGTACTGCGCGATTATGTCGCGTGCCGCAGACTCGGATATAGACCGGACGGCGTCTCGCCAATCTCCTCCCTTGGGACTCCAGATTTTTTCAAGGATGATCGCTGAATCATATTTGTATTGACCACTTGTGCCATTCTTCTCACCTCGATCCGCGCGATGGAATACTAACAATTCGAGTTTGGTGATAACCATCCTATCCTGTGTGAGCGCATCCGCGACTGGTACACGCTCGGCGCGTGTTGGCAGGTATACGACCATCTGAGGTCGCTCATACGGCTTAAGCTGATGATAGCCGGCAGGAAGAATTTGTGAAATGCGCCCACTTCGTTCCGTAATCACGACATGTCCTTCCTGGACAATTAACACACCGGGTCCCCCAAACTTGGCGAACGATCCGGCAGGAACGTTTTTGAGCTCAATCTTTCCTTCGGTTACCACCCAGGTACCTTTGTTAATTCCTGCTTGAACATCCGCGATATGCCGGTAGAGTTGCTCTTTTTGTTCTTCTGTGTACTTGTCAAAATCGGCTCCGGCTAGTAACCGCGCCGCTGGTTCGGCTCGCCAGATGAGGACATCCCAGTTCCACAGCTTTGCGGAAGAAAATCCAAAATAGCCCGTGCATAGAACGATGCCCACGTACAGGATTAGCACTATCTTGACTGGATTATCGTAGATGAAAGTTAGTGCGCGAATTGTCTGGGCGTCAAGAAAACAAGCAACCAAAAAAGGAACAGCGAACATTCCACTGTACAAAACAGAGCGCGTGAACCAAGTCTGCAATAGTCCGCTCAACCAATCGAAAAAAATTGATTGATTGCCCTGCAACCAAGACGCGAAGGGAAGTTTCTTTGTCTTATCCGGGATATTCCTAACATACCAAGCCGCGAACCACAAGAGAGGCAACAACCAAAAGCCAAGTGCGACGCTTGCAAGGAACCTCCCAATTCGGAATATCATCTTCTCACGGTTTGACATCTAGACCCTTCCGTGTATCAGCGCAGTAAAGTCGCAAACTAAAAACACCCACCCCAACGCAACCCACGCGTCAGGTCTGGGTATTCTAAAACGATTCAATACGTTTCCGTCGCGCAGGTACGTACCGATCATCCAGTGTCTCCTTTGGCTACTGGTCCATCAGTCATCGAATCAAACAGTCGTTCTATGTCGTACACCCGCGGGACAAAGCTAAACAAGATTTATCTCTTTTTAATATATCACGTCCAACGCAAAACTGCAAGATGTTCGTACCCCCCATTCTTTGCGTTTTGCGCGCAAATCGGATAGAATCGGCTCTAGTCTGACGGTTGTGTGGTTGCGCGGTTATGCGGTCAGCGCGCGGACGAATTGACCATCGCCTCCAACCCCACATGACTTGACGATGAGTAGATCGCGCGAGTAATAGACCACATGACTTTTCAGGACGCTCTCCAGTACATCTATTCCTTTGCCACGTACGAAATCATCCCAGCCACCGCGGCGGTTCCCAAGAATCTAAAGTTGGAGCGAATGCCGCATCTGCTTGCTGCCCTGGGCAATCCACACCACCGCTTTCAATCCGTGCATATTGCCGGCACGAAAGGGAAGGGCTCGACCGCCGCGATGACGGAGAGCATTTTGCGCGCGGCGGGGTATCGCACTGGCTTGTACACCTCGCCGCACCTCCACACGTTTTGCGAGCGCATCCAAGTCGCCGGCAAAATGATTTCGCGTGACGAGGTCGTCGCCGGCGTCGCCAAGCTCAAGCCAATTGTCGCCGAGTTTCCGAACATCACGACTTTTGAAATCATCACCGCGCTCGCGTTCGATCACTTTGCGACGCACGCGGTTGATTTCGCCGTGATCGAAGTTGGGCTGGGCGGTCGCCTCGACGCGACGAATGTCGTCACGCCGCGCGTCGCGGTCATCACTTCGATTTCGTACGATCACACCGCGATCCTGGGTGATACGCTCACAAAGATCGCGCGCGAAAAAGCCGGCATCATCAAACCCGGCATCCCCGTCGTGTCCGCCGCACAGAACGAGGAGGCGCGCCTAGTGATCGAGGCGACCGCGCACGAACGCGGCGCGCTGTACGTACAAGTTACCCAAGACAACTTGTTCCGCGCGGCAAACATGACGCATCGCATTGCCGCGGATTCGCAGACGCTTGACGGACAACGCATAGTCTGGTCGCGCGTGGAGCAAGCCGATGCGCTCGACTTGCGTTTGCTCGGCAGGCATCAAATCGCGAACGCGACCACGGTGCTCGCTGCGATCGCGATGTTGCGCGAGCAAGGCATCGCGATTAGTGATGACGCGATACGCGAAGGGTTCGCCAACGTCCAGTGGCAAGGACGCTTTGAGATTCTCTCTCGCGATCCGTGCGTGATCCTGGACGGCGCGCACAACGCGGATTCCGCGCATCAACTCGTTGCAACGCTCCGCGATTTTTTTCCGCGCGCCGGCTTGCATTTCGTTTTCGGTTCGTCGAACGACAAGGACATCGCGGGCATGTTAACGGAATTATTGCCGCACGCCGCGTCGTTCACGATCACGCGGTCGCACAGCGCGCGCGCGGCAGACCCAGGACAAATCGCGCAACTGTGCGCGCAGTCCGGCGTGAGGGCGATGCTCGCGCCGGATCCGATCACCGCGCTGCAACTCGCGCAGGAACAGGCGCGCCCCGGCGATGTGGTCTGCGCGACCGGTTCGCTCTTTGTCGTCGCCGAAGTTCGCGCGGCATGGTTCGCCGCGCGCGGCACACCCGTCGAAAGTGATGACGTATGATTCTTTTGACACTCCTCTTGCGGTGTGGTATTATCCTGCCGCAAATTGAGGTTGCATAATGCCCAGAAAGCGTATCCAAAAACAAACGATTATTCCAGAGCCATCCTCCATCATCGAGATGGCGCTCGTGCCGATTCGTGATGCGGTGATTTTTCCGCTCATGGTTTCGCCGCTGACCGTCGCGCGTGAACGTTCGATTCGCGCGGTCGAAGCCGCGTCTGCCGACAACAAACCGATCGGTTTGTTTCTCCAGCGCGATCCCGAAACGACGGAACCCGGTATTGACGACTTGCATCTCACGGGCACGCACACGACGATCGGACGCGTGTTGCGATTGCCGGACGGCAATGCGAGCGTCATCGCGCAAGGCGAGGGGCGCATTCGGTTGCTCGAAATCACGCAGACCGATCCGTACGTCTGCGCGCTCGTCGCGCCGATTCCCGAAGTCTCGCAAAAAGATTTGCCGACCGAAGCGTTGATGCGCGCAGTGCTCGCGCTGTTCGAAAAGGTCGTTCAACTCAGTCATGGTTTGCCGGACGACGCGTACATCGCGGCGATGAACGCGGACACCCCCGGCTGGCTCGCCGATCTCGTCGCGTTCACGTTGAACGCGGACCTTGCCAAGCGACAGGAATTGCTCGAAACGTTCGACCCCGTCACGCGATTGCAAAAAGTATCGGTTCTGCTTGCCAAAGAATTGGACGTACTCGAATTGCAGAACAAGATTCACTCGCGCGTGCAGGAAGAAGTGGACAAGACGCAGCGCGAGTTTTATCTGCGCGAGCAAATCCGCGTGATTCAAACTGAACTCGGCGAGATGGACCCGCAAGCGCGCGAGGTCGCCGAGTTGCGCGAAAAGATCGCCAAAGCGGGAATGCCAAAAGAGGTGCTCGACAAGGCAGAGCACGAAATCAATCGGTTGGCGCAGATGCCGAACGCCGCGCCGGAAACCGGTATCATTCGCACGTATGTGGATTGGCTCGTCACGTTGCCGTGGACGAAAGCGACGACCGACAATCTCGATATCACCGCGGCGGCGAAACTGCTCGACGAGCAACACTATGGTTTGAAGAAAGCGAAAGAACGCATCCTCGAATACATGGCGGTGCGTAAACTCGCCGCGGAAAAAATGCGCTCGCCGATTTTGTGTTTCGTCGGACCGCCGGGCACCGGCAAGACTTCGATGGGACGCTCGATCGCACAATCGCTGGGACGCGCGTTCGTGCGCGTGTCGCTCGGCGGCGTGCACGACGAAGCGGAAATTCGCGGTCATCGCCGAACGTACATCGGCGCGCTCCCCGGTCGCATCGTGCAAACGATGAAACGCGCCGGCACCGTCAACCCGGTCTTTATGCTCGACGAGATTGACAAGATTGGCGCGGATTTTCGCGGTGATCCGAGCGCGGCGCTCCTCGAAGTGCTCGACCCCGAACAGAATCATGCGTTCAGCGACCACTATCTCGATGTGTCCTACGATTTGTCGAAGGTGATGTTCATCACGACGGCGAACATTCTCGAACCGATTCCGCCGGCGTTACGCGACCGCATGGAAGTGATCGAGTTCCCCGGTTACATCGAAGAAGAAAAGGTCGCGATCGCGAAACATTTTTTGATTCCGCGCCAAAAGGAAGAGCACGGTTTGACGGAAGCGCCACACTTTGCCGACGAGGCAATTCGCGGCTTGATTCGCGAATACACGTACGAAGCCGGTGTCCGCAATCTCGAACGCGAGATCGCGAACATTTGCCGCAAGGTCGCGCGTACGATTGCGGAGAACAAACGCGCGCCCGCGCAGATCACGCGCGAGTCGCTCTACAAATTCCTGGGTCCGACGAAATTCACGTACGGCGTTGCGGAAGAGCGCGACGAAATCGGCGTGGCGACCGGCGTGGCAGTCTCCGAAGCCGGCGGCGACACGATGGCGGTCGAAGTGACGTTGATGCGCGGCAAGGGCGGCTTGATGCTCACCGGTCAGTTGGGCGACGTGATGCAAGAATCCGCGCAAGCCGCGCTGTCGTACGCGCGCACGAACGCGCAAAAACTGGGTCTGAAAGCGAATTTCGACAAACTCGATATTCACATTCACGTGCCCGAAGGCGCGGTGCCCAAGGATGGTCCCTCGGCGGGGATCACGATTGCGACCGCGCTTATCAGCGCGCTCTCGCGTCGTCCCGTTCATCGCGAGGTTGCGATGACTGGCGAGATTACGTTGCGCGGACGTGTGTTACCCATCGGTGGTTTGCGCGATAAGGTGCTCGCCGCGCATCGCGCGGGTTTGAAGACGATGCTGATTCCAAAGAAAAATAAAAAAGACATGGTGGACTTGCCGAAAAAAGTCGAGCGCGAAATGAATTTTGTCTACGTCGAGCGCATGGATCAGGTTCTGCCGATTGCATTGTCGCGCGTGCGCGGCGTACGGAGGATTGATATAACACCTGGCATCGGACGCGGAGTCAAGTAATGTACTTTGAAATCCTCGGCGAAATCACCGACGTTGAGATCATCGCCGCTGGTTTGAGTATTAGAGAAATCGCGCGTTTACGAAAAAAGTTCGGCAAAGCACGTTAGCGCAAATTGAAAGGAAATGCGACGGTTCGCCTTGCAAATGGTCGTGTCCGCCATGTAGAGTTTCATTGGTACGAGGCGCATGGAATCGGAAAGAAGCGCGTCAAGATCAAACGTTACTGGAATTGA
Coding sequences:
- a CDS encoding pseudouridine-5'-phosphate glycosidase, giving the protein MTTTLALESTVIAHGLPYPQNLETARALEHVARDHGVEPRTIAILDGEIKIGLSDDELIQLAQAKNVAKVSRRDIAQVIALKQTGATTVSATMWLAHRAGIRVFATGGIGGVHRAVSGATTSDVSADLPELAQTPVAVVCAGAKAILDLPATIEWLETHSVPVLGWQTDEFPAFYSRSSGLPVQTRVDTAEQAARLTQTHWELGMPSGVLITAPIPREYETPREVIEPFIARALREADEQRITGNAVTPFLLKRLAELTSGESVQTNIALLKNNVAVAAEIAKALALLDTPRM
- a CDS encoding bifunctional folylpolyglutamate synthase/dihydrofolate synthase, whose protein sequence is MTFQDALQYIYSFATYEIIPATAAVPKNLKLERMPHLLAALGNPHHRFQSVHIAGTKGKGSTAAMTESILRAAGYRTGLYTSPHLHTFCERIQVAGKMISRDEVVAGVAKLKPIVAEFPNITTFEIITALAFDHFATHAVDFAVIEVGLGGRLDATNVVTPRVAVITSISYDHTAILGDTLTKIAREKAGIIKPGIPVVSAAQNEEARLVIEATAHERGALYVQVTQDNLFRAANMTHRIAADSQTLDGQRIVWSRVEQADALDLRLLGRHQIANATTVLAAIAMLREQGIAISDDAIREGFANVQWQGRFEILSRDPCVILDGAHNADSAHQLVATLRDFFPRAGLHFVFGSSNDKDIAGMLTELLPHAASFTITRSHSARAADPGQIAQLCAQSGVRAMLAPDPITALQLAQEQARPGDVVCATGSLFVVAEVRAAWFAARGTPVESDDV
- the lon gene encoding endopeptidase La, producing MPRKRIQKQTIIPEPSSIIEMALVPIRDAVIFPLMVSPLTVARERSIRAVEAASADNKPIGLFLQRDPETTEPGIDDLHLTGTHTTIGRVLRLPDGNASVIAQGEGRIRLLEITQTDPYVCALVAPIPEVSQKDLPTEALMRAVLALFEKVVQLSHGLPDDAYIAAMNADTPGWLADLVAFTLNADLAKRQELLETFDPVTRLQKVSVLLAKELDVLELQNKIHSRVQEEVDKTQREFYLREQIRVIQTELGEMDPQAREVAELREKIAKAGMPKEVLDKAEHEINRLAQMPNAAPETGIIRTYVDWLVTLPWTKATTDNLDITAAAKLLDEQHYGLKKAKERILEYMAVRKLAAEKMRSPILCFVGPPGTGKTSMGRSIAQSLGRAFVRVSLGGVHDEAEIRGHRRTYIGALPGRIVQTMKRAGTVNPVFMLDEIDKIGADFRGDPSAALLEVLDPEQNHAFSDHYLDVSYDLSKVMFITTANILEPIPPALRDRMEVIEFPGYIEEEKVAIAKHFLIPRQKEEHGLTEAPHFADEAIRGLIREYTYEAGVRNLEREIANICRKVARTIAENKRAPAQITRESLYKFLGPTKFTYGVAEERDEIGVATGVAVSEAGGDTMAVEVTLMRGKGGLMLTGQLGDVMQESAQAALSYARTNAQKLGLKANFDKLDIHIHVPEGAVPKDGPSAGITIATALISALSRRPVHREVAMTGEITLRGRVLPIGGLRDKVLAAHRAGLKTMLIPKKNKKDMVDLPKKVEREMNFVYVERMDQVLPIALSRVRGVRRIDITPGIGRGVK